Proteins from a genomic interval of Collinsella sp. zg1085:
- a CDS encoding galactoside ABC transporter permease, with product MSDTMKILTVEEETSLLAPIDAFVSDIQSKIDALREHGTTAVVMLQSSIDATKTDKILSAQERDQEIARLRTEMDAAKQVEAANKAEVDKLIAEAEAYLNAHFDSEYLSPVKASCVAEREAAKVAYQQRLSELEQEHKGLTAQMSDQKELKEEKYVYKNKQFDAKVTYQLELQRIKDREHEAFAYRYHLIDLLRMSRFTLNEKLAQRVEAYRYTFSARDFFLNNGLYIAILLVFAGLCVVTPAVKGTQLLTPQNLLNILQQASPRMFLALGAAGLILQTGTDLSIGRMVGMSMVASTIIMHQGPNTGTFFGMAFDLTGIPVVGRIVMALLVCVVLCTCFSAIAGFFTARFKMHWFVSTMANMLIIFGIVTYATKGVSFGAIEPIIPMMVTPKISGFPTIILWAIAAIGIVWFIWNKTTFGKNMYAVGGNPEAASVSGINVFAVSIGAFLLAGVLYGFGAWLECIRMVGSGSAAYGQGWEMDAIAACVVGGISFTGGIGKISGVTVGVLIFTALTYALTILGIDTNLQFVFSGVIILIAVTLDCLKYVRKK from the coding sequence ATGTCTGACACCATGAAGATTTTAACGGTTGAGGAGGAGACGTCCCTCCTGGCACCCATTGATGCGTTTGTGAGTGACATCCAGTCCAAGATTGATGCGCTCCGCGAGCACGGTACCACTGCCGTTGTTATGTTGCAATCAAGTATTGATGCAACTAAGACAGACAAGATTTTAAGTGCGCAGGAGCGCGACCAAGAGATTGCTCGTCTGCGTACCGAGATGGATGCTGCTAAGCAAGTTGAAGCAGCCAATAAGGCTGAGGTTGATAAGCTCATTGCTGAGGCAGAGGCGTATCTCAATGCTCACTTTGACAGCGAGTATTTGAGCCCTGTTAAGGCGAGCTGTGTAGCCGAGCGCGAAGCGGCAAAAGTAGCGTATCAACAGCGTTTGAGTGAGCTTGAGCAAGAGCACAAAGGGCTTACTGCTCAGATGAGCGATCAAAAAGAGCTGAAAGAAGAAAAATACGTCTATAAGAACAAGCAGTTTGACGCAAAAGTAACCTACCAGCTTGAACTTCAGCGCATTAAAGACCGTGAGCACGAGGCCTTTGCCTATCGCTATCACCTGATTGACCTGCTGCGCATGTCGCGCTTTACCTTGAATGAAAAGCTGGCGCAGCGTGTTGAGGCCTATCGCTATACCTTTAGCGCTCGTGACTTCTTCCTAAACAATGGTCTATATATTGCTATTTTGCTGGTCTTTGCTGGTCTTTGCGTGGTTACCCCAGCTGTTAAAGGCACGCAGCTTTTGACACCGCAAAACCTGCTGAATATTTTGCAGCAGGCATCGCCTCGTATGTTCTTGGCGTTGGGTGCCGCTGGCTTGATTTTGCAGACCGGTACTGACCTTTCAATTGGTCGTATGGTTGGTATGAGTATGGTGGCTTCAACCATTATCATGCACCAAGGACCAAATACCGGCACCTTCTTTGGCATGGCATTTGACCTGACCGGCATCCCAGTTGTTGGTCGTATCGTAATGGCTTTGTTGGTATGCGTAGTGCTCTGCACGTGCTTCTCTGCGATTGCCGGTTTCTTTACAGCGCGCTTTAAGATGCACTGGTTTGTATCAACCATGGCAAACATGCTTATTATCTTTGGTATTGTTACCTACGCAACCAAGGGCGTTTCCTTTGGCGCTATTGAACCTATCATTCCGATGATGGTTACACCTAAGATTAGTGGCTTCCCAACAATTATTCTTTGGGCGATTGCAGCTATTGGCATTGTTTGGTTTATTTGGAATAAGACCACCTTTGGTAAGAACATGTACGCTGTTGGTGGCAACCCCGAGGCAGCCTCCGTATCAGGTATTAACGTCTTTGCGGTATCTATTGGAGCGTTCTTGCTGGCAGGCGTGCTGTATGGCTTTGGCGCTTGGCTTGAATGCATTCGTATGGTTGGCTCTGGTTCGGCTGCATACGGTCAGGGCTGGGAGATGGACGCTATTGCAGCCTGCGTTGTTGGTGGCATTTCATTTACCGGCGGTATCGGCAAGATTTCTGGCGTGACCGTTGGTGTATTGATTTTCACGGCATTAACCTACGCGCTGACTATCTTGGGTATTGATACCAATCTTCAGTTTGTATTCTCAGGTGTCATTATCCTGATTGCTGTTACGCTTGACTGCTTGAAGTACGTCCGTAAGAAGTAG
- a CDS encoding sugar ABC transporter ATP-binding protein — MTNVQDDYVLSIQGMSKTFGRNRVLDHITLNLRRGSVMGLMGENGAGKSTMMKCLFGTYQKDEGTIVLDGKEISFSGPKDALENGIAMVHQELNQCLERNVVDNLFLGRYPKNAMGLVDEARMRKEANELFRRLGMTVNLSQPMRTMSVSQRQMCEIAKAISYNAKVIVLDEPSSSLMAQEVDKLFHMMRMLREQGISLIYISHKMDEIFEICDEVSVLRDGNLVMTKRTDETNMNELISAMVGRSLDNRFPPVDNIPGDPVLKVQHLSTKYEPHLQDVSFEVRRGEIFGLYGLVGAGRTELLETIFGIRTRAAGRVYFRDHLMTFNTARDAMDHGFALITEERKANGLFLKGDLTFNTTIANLDQYKSGLALSNDKMVRATNREIKTMNTKCMGPDDLISSLSGGNQQKVIFGKWLERYPQVFLMDEPTRGIDVGAKYEIYELIIQMAKQGTTVIVVSSEMPEILGITNRIGVMSNGRLSGIVDTKATDQEELLRLSAKYL; from the coding sequence ATGACAAACGTACAAGATGATTATGTGCTTTCAATTCAGGGCATGAGTAAGACCTTTGGGCGTAACCGCGTGCTCGATCACATTACGCTTAATCTGAGACGCGGCAGTGTTATGGGTCTTATGGGCGAGAATGGCGCTGGAAAGTCTACGATGATGAAGTGCCTATTTGGCACCTATCAAAAAGACGAAGGTACCATTGTGCTCGATGGTAAAGAGATTAGCTTCTCTGGCCCTAAAGATGCCCTCGAAAACGGCATTGCAATGGTGCACCAAGAGCTTAACCAGTGCCTTGAGCGCAACGTGGTTGATAACCTGTTCTTAGGCCGCTATCCCAAAAATGCTATGGGGCTGGTTGACGAAGCACGTATGCGCAAGGAAGCAAATGAGCTGTTCCGTCGTTTAGGCATGACGGTCAACCTGTCGCAACCCATGCGCACCATGTCGGTCTCGCAGCGCCAAATGTGCGAGATTGCAAAGGCCATTTCTTATAATGCAAAGGTTATTGTATTGGATGAGCCGTCGTCCTCGCTTATGGCACAAGAGGTTGATAAGCTGTTTCACATGATGCGTATGCTGCGTGAACAGGGCATTTCTCTTATTTATATCTCTCATAAGATGGATGAGATTTTTGAGATTTGCGATGAGGTTTCTGTTTTGCGTGACGGTAATCTCGTTATGACCAAGCGTACCGACGAGACCAACATGAACGAGCTCATCTCGGCTATGGTTGGACGCTCTTTGGATAACCGTTTCCCGCCGGTTGACAATATACCGGGTGACCCAGTGTTAAAGGTTCAGCACCTCTCAACCAAATATGAGCCGCATCTGCAAGACGTGAGCTTTGAGGTTCGTCGAGGTGAGATTTTTGGTTTGTATGGTTTGGTAGGCGCAGGCCGCACCGAGTTGCTTGAAACCATCTTTGGTATTCGTACGCGCGCGGCTGGTCGTGTGTATTTCCGCGACCACCTTATGACCTTTAATACAGCGCGTGATGCTATGGACCATGGTTTTGCTCTTATTACCGAGGAACGCAAGGCAAATGGTCTGTTTCTCAAGGGCGATTTAACCTTTAATACTACCATTGCTAATCTTGATCAATATAAGAGCGGTCTTGCGCTTTCAAACGACAAGATGGTACGTGCAACAAACCGCGAAATTAAAACTATGAATACCAAATGCATGGGTCCTGATGATTTGATTTCAAGTCTTTCGGGTGGTAACCAGCAAAAGGTTATTTTTGGCAAGTGGCTTGAGCGCTATCCGCAGGTGTTCTTGATGGACGAACCAACTCGTGGTATCGACGTTGGTGCAAAATACGAGATTTATGAGCTCATTATTCAGATGGCAAAGCAAGGCACCACGGTTATCGTTGTTTCATCTGAGATGCCAGAAATTTTAGGCATTACTAACCGTATTGGCGTAATGTCCAACGGGCGTTTATCTGGAATTGTGGACACCAAGGCGACGGACCAGGAAGAACTCCTGCGTTTGAGCGCAAAATATCTATAA
- a CDS encoding substrate-binding domain-containing protein — MGMSRRQFLQVSGLGVAGVMGAGVLAGCGGSGSEPKAAGSAPAAAGSEKPVIFYNRQPSNSSTGELDMTTLNYNKNTYYVGFDANQGGELEGQMVADYIKAHAAEIDRNGDGVIGYVLAIGDVGHNDSIARTRGCRKALGTAVEKDGVIVSDAVGTNTDGKAEAVKDGELEVNGKKYTIRELASQEMKTTAGATWDAPTAGNAISTWASSFGDQIDVVVSNNDGMGMAMFNGWAKENKVPTFGYDANSDAVAAIAEGYAGTISQNPAVQAYFTLRLIRNVLDGVDIDTGIGKEDAVGNMIASEDYKVNADERSYYAMNLAVTAENYKDFMDATATYKTAQMQLKDSDSPMKKVWLSVYNSADNFLSATYQPLLEKYAKLLNLDVEFVGGDGQSESSITNKLADPSAFDGFAINMVKTDNGASYTQLLG; from the coding sequence ATGGGAATGTCACGTCGTCAGTTCTTGCAGGTGAGTGGCCTGGGTGTCGCCGGTGTCATGGGTGCTGGTGTACTTGCTGGCTGCGGTGGATCTGGCTCTGAGCCCAAAGCAGCAGGTAGTGCTCCTGCCGCCGCTGGCTCTGAGAAGCCGGTTATTTTCTACAACCGCCAGCCGTCTAACAGCTCAACCGGTGAGCTCGATATGACCACGCTCAACTACAACAAGAACACCTATTACGTAGGCTTTGACGCAAACCAGGGTGGCGAGCTTGAGGGTCAGATGGTAGCTGACTACATCAAGGCACATGCTGCCGAGATTGACCGCAACGGTGACGGTGTCATCGGTTACGTTCTCGCCATCGGTGACGTGGGACACAACGACTCCATCGCTCGTACCCGTGGTTGCCGCAAGGCTCTTGGTACAGCCGTAGAGAAGGATGGCGTTATTGTTTCTGACGCTGTTGGTACCAACACCGACGGTAAGGCCGAGGCTGTTAAAGACGGTGAGCTCGAGGTTAACGGCAAGAAGTACACCATTCGTGAGCTGGCTTCTCAGGAGATGAAGACCACCGCTGGTGCAACGTGGGACGCTCCTACTGCTGGTAACGCTATCAGCACTTGGGCATCCTCCTTTGGTGATCAGATTGACGTCGTTGTTTCTAACAATGACGGCATGGGCATGGCTATGTTTAACGGCTGGGCTAAAGAGAACAAGGTTCCAACCTTTGGTTATGACGCTAACTCTGACGCTGTTGCCGCTATTGCAGAGGGCTATGCAGGCACCATCTCACAGAACCCTGCAGTTCAGGCTTACTTCACACTGCGCCTGATTCGCAACGTTTTGGATGGCGTTGATATCGATACCGGTATTGGCAAAGAGGACGCAGTTGGCAACATGATTGCCTCTGAGGACTACAAGGTCAACGCAGACGAGCGCTCCTACTATGCTATGAACCTCGCTGTTACTGCTGAGAACTACAAGGACTTCATGGATGCAACCGCAACCTACAAGACCGCTCAGATGCAGCTCAAAGACTCTGATAGCCCTATGAAGAAGGTATGGCTGAGTGTTTACAACTCTGCCGACAACTTCCTCTCCGCTACGTATCAGCCGCTGCTTGAGAAGTATGCAAAGCTTCTGAACCTCGACGTTGAGTTTGTTGGCGGCGACGGTCAGTCCGAGTCCAGCATCACCAACAAGCTGGCTGACCCAAGTGCATTTGACGGCTTCGCCATTAACATGGTTAAGACCGACAACGGCGCTTCCTATACGCAGCTCCTCGGCTAA
- a CDS encoding LacI family DNA-binding transcriptional regulator, with product MPTNRRHISRASAPRTTHNPRPVSMSDVAAAAGVSQQTVSRVANGMDNVSEKTRRQVLEAMRDLGFRPNYAGRSLRHGAYHAVGLCVYDITKIGNLTMLDGILAAAREHNRAVTMIEMADDEAFTLAEASRRMAELPVDGMIIGMSRMAPDFETFLPQPGMSTVIVTMYAHPWCTTVDSDHYGCSALVMNHLFEHGHEQIRFVAGPSHSIDSQFREAGWREALQERGLPTPEPYEGDWTANSGYEIGKKLVSDKDMTAIYVANDQMAMGVIAALREAGRRVPEEISVIGIDDSLDIMVPHVELSTVRFDLRERGRIVFEHSVQEPSTDPVAIRIPGTLVKRSTVAQRF from the coding sequence ATGCCCACCAATCGACGGCACATTTCAAGAGCTTCAGCACCGCGGACGACACATAATCCACGTCCTGTTTCGATGTCAGATGTTGCGGCAGCAGCGGGCGTTTCACAGCAGACCGTTTCGCGTGTGGCAAATGGTATGGATAACGTGAGCGAGAAAACGCGCCGGCAGGTGCTTGAAGCCATGCGCGATTTGGGGTTTCGCCCCAACTACGCAGGACGCTCGCTACGCCATGGTGCGTATCATGCAGTTGGTTTGTGTGTTTATGACATTACCAAGATTGGCAACCTCACCATGCTCGACGGAATTTTAGCTGCTGCCCGCGAGCATAACCGCGCCGTTACTATGATTGAGATGGCAGATGACGAAGCTTTTACTCTGGCTGAGGCATCACGTCGTATGGCTGAGCTGCCGGTTGATGGCATGATTATTGGTATGAGCCGTATGGCGCCCGATTTTGAGACCTTTTTGCCGCAGCCTGGTATGTCAACGGTTATTGTGACTATGTATGCGCATCCGTGGTGTACCACCGTCGATTCTGACCACTATGGTTGCTCTGCTTTAGTTATGAATCATTTGTTTGAACACGGACACGAGCAGATTCGTTTTGTGGCAGGCCCCAGTCACTCAATAGATAGCCAATTTAGAGAAGCGGGCTGGCGCGAGGCTTTGCAAGAGCGAGGGCTTCCCACGCCTGAGCCGTATGAGGGAGACTGGACGGCAAACAGTGGCTACGAAATTGGCAAAAAGCTTGTCAGTGATAAGGATATGACCGCCATATACGTTGCGAACGATCAGATGGCTATGGGGGTAATCGCGGCGCTTCGTGAAGCTGGACGGCGCGTTCCTGAAGAAATTAGTGTTATAGGTATTGACGACTCGCTTGATATTATGGTTCCTCATGTAGAACTGAGCACAGTGCGCTTTGACCTGCGCGAACGTGGTCGTATTGTCTTTGAGCATAGCGTGCAGGAGCCCTCAACTGACCCAGTTGCTATCCGAATTCCGGGAACTTTGGTGAAAAGGTCCACAGTTGCGCAACGCTTCTAG